Proteins encoded by one window of Halomonas sp. Bachu 37:
- a CDS encoding glycosyltransferase family 9 protein — MLLLTRIRTNPQLKTLARGLEKRLKRALVAALQRVLPPPTPETIESLEGVTRILIVRPNFRLGNALISTPVIDAVRQRFPAARLDYLATDKTLPLLAQQPVDRFHVLSRTAILRPWQCLSLLRRLRAERYDLAVQVSSGSTTGLIVTRLIQPRYSMGRRRGASRCYHIEVEGRASHAYDEIADLARPFGAVCHNRPRLTLTPAERQQALRHLHQLTVPIKADGNGAPFLAVFVGGHQNKRWPLSFWLPLLSALEARSLAYVVFLGPEEARLAPELEQYMASAAFGSLCYPRPLREFAAMLDRAQLLITPDSGPMHLAAALDVPSIALLREKKSLGFAPKDSADTPLWQPSHHDVLNAIQSTLAREPAYTYPLAG; from the coding sequence ATGCTGTTGCTCACGCGTATTAGAACCAACCCTCAACTAAAGACCCTGGCGCGCGGATTGGAAAAGCGCCTAAAACGCGCACTGGTGGCGGCCTTGCAGCGAGTATTACCTCCGCCCACACCGGAAACCATCGAAAGCCTCGAGGGGGTGACGCGTATTCTGATCGTTCGCCCCAATTTTCGTCTGGGCAATGCACTGATCAGCACACCGGTGATCGATGCCGTTCGTCAGCGCTTCCCGGCGGCGCGCCTCGATTACCTGGCCACCGATAAAACGCTGCCCCTGCTGGCGCAACAGCCCGTGGATCGTTTTCATGTACTATCACGCACGGCGATCCTACGCCCCTGGCAGTGCTTGTCGCTATTGCGCCGCCTGCGCGCGGAACGTTACGACCTGGCCGTACAGGTCAGCTCAGGCTCCACCACCGGCCTGATCGTCACTCGGCTGATCCAACCCCGCTACAGCATGGGGCGCCGTCGCGGTGCCTCGCGTTGCTACCACATTGAAGTGGAAGGCCGCGCATCTCACGCCTACGATGAAATCGCTGATTTAGCGCGGCCGTTCGGCGCCGTTTGCCATAATCGACCACGGCTTACGCTTACCCCCGCTGAACGTCAGCAAGCACTGAGACATCTTCATCAACTGACTGTGCCGATTAAAGCCGACGGCAATGGCGCGCCCTTTTTGGCGGTGTTCGTGGGTGGACACCAGAACAAGCGTTGGCCATTGAGTTTTTGGCTACCGCTACTAAGCGCCCTGGAAGCCCGCTCGCTGGCGTATGTGGTGTTTTTGGGACCAGAGGAAGCAAGACTGGCGCCCGAGCTTGAACAGTACATGGCCAGCGCCGCCTTCGGCTCGCTCTGCTACCCACGACCGCTGCGCGAATTCGCCGCCATGCTAGACCGCGCCCAACTGCTGATTACGCCCGATTCCGGCCCGATGCACCTGGCGGCCGCACTGGACGTACCCAGCATAGCGCTGCTGCGGGAGAAAAAATCGCTCGGGTTTGCTCCCAAGGACTCGGCAGACACTCCTCTCTGGCAACCAAGTCACCACGATGTACTGAACGCCATTCAGTCAACACTCGCGCGCGAACCAGCCTATACCTACCCACTGGCAGGCTGA